Proteins from one Oryza sativa Japonica Group chromosome 12, ASM3414082v1 genomic window:
- the LOC4352211 gene encoding auxin response factor 24 isoform 1 (isoform 1 is encoded by transcript variant 1): MAAAATAAASPVEGLTGGGGGGGGGVDGLFVELWRACAGPLVTVPAVGERVFYLPQGHIEQVEASTNQVAEQQGAPLYNLPWKIPCKVMNVELKAEPDTDEVYAQLTLLPEKQQDGNGSGNGNVSKDKVEEEEVVPPAATERPRVHSFCKTLTASDTSTHGGFSVLRRHADECLPPLDMSQHPPTQELVAKDLHGVEWRFRHIFRGQPRRHLLQSGWSVFVSAKRLVAGDAFIFLRGENGELRVGVRRAMRQQANIPSSVISSHSMHLGVLATAWHAVNTGTMFTVYYKPRTSPSEFVVPRDLYKESLKRNHSIGMRFKMTFEGEEAAEQRFTGTIVGVGDSDPSGWADSKWRSLKVRWDEAASVPRPDRVSPWQIEPANSPSPVNPLPAPRTKRARPNVLASSPDLSAVNKEVASKVMANSQQNGLPRAFHSQENMNLRSRFGDSNELNTSQKLTMWSSGSNQEKNNVSVQRELGSQSWMQMRRPDGSSEILSGFQPLKDTRNPLSSFPSQISGNRSNTWNTINVHYPDQNANHNMYPGTWSLMPPNTGFGVNQQNYLMTPDITLPQRSLNAKFGGNGAFTSLRAHGIDQRSSGWLGHIEPSSHIDDASSSLIKPQPLVIDHNVQKAKGSSCMLFGISLDSPAKPELLISPPSVAFDGKLQQDALEEDECSDPSKTVKPLDGAQHDSAREKHQSCPDGTKNIQSKQQNGSSRSCKKVHKQGIALGRSIDLTKFTCYDELIAELDQMFDFNGELNSSSKNWMVVYTDNEGDMMLVGDDPWNEFCNMVHKIFIYTREEVQKMNPGALNSRSEDSRSTSVERGLVGEGLQGGLSTPSLNSENC; the protein is encoded by the exons ATGGCTgctgcagcgacggcggcggcctcgccggttgaggggctcaccggcggcggcggcggtggtg GTGGAGGAGTGGACGGGCTGTTCGTGGAGCTGtggcgcgcgtgcgcggggcCGCTGGTGACGGTGCCCGCCGTCGGGGAGAGGGTCTTCTACCTCCCGCAGGGCCACATCGAGCAg GTGGAGGCATCGACGAACCAGGTCGCCGAGCAGCAGGGGGCTCCGCTCTACAATCTGCCATGGAAGATCCCGTGCAAGGTCATGAACGTCGAGCTCAAG GCTGAGCCTGATACGGATGAGGTGTATGCGCAGCTCACCCTGCTTCCGGAGAAG CAGCAGGATGGGAATGGGAGTGGTAACGGGAATGTGTCCAAAGAcaaggtggaggaggaagaggtggtGCCACCAGCTGCAACTGAGCGGCCCCGGGTGCACTCCTTCTGCAAGACGCTCACTGCGTCGGACACGAGCACGCATGGTGGCTTCTCGGTGCTGCGCCGGCACGCGGATGAGTGCCTCCCACCACTG GATATGAGTCAGCATCCCCCAACACAAGAGCTGGTGGCCAAGGATCTTCATGGGGTTGAGTGGCGCTTCCGTCACATCTTCCGAG GTCAGCCACGAAGACACCTTCTCCAGAGTGGTTGGAGTGTTTTTGTGAGTGCCAAACGCCTTGTTGCTGGAGATGCCTTCATATTTCTCAG aggtgagaatggggaACTACGAGTTGGAGTTCGGCGTGCAATGAGACAACAAGCTAATATTCCATCTTCGGTCATATCAAGCCACAGTATGCATCTTGGTGTTCTTGCAACTGCATGGCATGCAGTGAACACTGGAACCATGTTCACTGTGTACTACAAGCCAAG GACTAGTCCATCTGAATTTGTGGTACCACGTGATCTGTACAAGGAATCTCTGAAACGAAATCATTCAATAGGGATGAGATTCAAGATGACATTTGAAGGCGAAGAGGCTGCAGAGCAAAG attCACTGGCACAATTGTTGGAGTAGGTGATTCTGACCCATCTGGTTGGGCTGACTCAAAATGGCGTTCCCTTAAG GTGCGATGGGATGAAGCTGCTTCTGTTCCTCGTCCTGATAGGGTTTCTCCTTGGCAAATAGAACCTGCTAACAGCCCTTCCCCTGTCAACCCTCTTCCAGCACCCCGAACCAAGCGGGCTCGTCCAAATGTTTTAGCTTCCTCACCTGACTTGTCTGCTGTAAACAAAGAAG TTGCTTCAAAAGTCATGGCAAACTCGCAGCAAAATGGTCTTCCAAGGGCCTTCCACAGTCAAGAAAACATGAATTTGAGAAGTCGTTTTGGTGATAGCAATGAGCTAAATACTTCCCAAAAGCTTACCATGTGGTCTTCAGGAAGCAATCAAGAGAAAAATAATGTTTCTGTCCAGAGGGAGCTAGGTTCACAGAGTTGGATGCAGATGAGAAGGCCTGATGGTTCCTCTGAGATATTATCTGGATTTCAACCACTGAAAGATACGCGGAACCCTCTGAGTTCATTTCCTAGTCAGATATCTGGAAACCGTTCAAATACGTGGAACACAATCAATGTTCATTATCCCGACCAAAATGCCAATCATAATATGTACCCTGGCACATGGTCTCTTATGCCTCCAAACACTGGTTTTGGTGTGAATCAGCAGAACTACCTAATGACGCCTGACATCACACTCCCTCAAAGGTCTCTTAATGCCAAGTTTGGTGGGAATGGAGCATTCACTTCGCTTCGGGCCCATGGCATAGATCAGCGCTCCTCTGGTTGGCTTGGGCATATTGAGCCAAGTTCTCACATTGATGATGCCTCATCGAGTCTTATCAAGCCACAGCCTTTGGTTATTGATCACAATGTTCAGAAAGCTAAAGGCTCTTCATGCATGCTATTTGGGATTTCTCTTGACAGCCCTGCAAAACCTGAACTATTGATATCCCCACCAAGTGTTGCATTTGATGGGAAGCTCCAACAGGATGCACTTGAAGAGGATGAATGCTCTGATCCTTCCAAGACTGTGAAGCCACTTGATGGAGCTCAGCACGATTCTGCTAGAGAGAAACATCAGTCATGTCCAGATGGTACCAAAAACATTCAGAGTAAACAGCAAAATGGTTCCTCCCGAAGTTGCAAGAAG gtCCACAAGCAAGGAATCGCACTCGGGAGGTCAATAGATCTTACAAAGTTCACTTGCTATGATGAGTTGATTGCTGAACTGGACCAGATGTTTGACTTCAATGGTGAGCTGAACAGTTCAAGCAAGAACTGGATGGTCGTTTACACTGATAATGAGGGTGACATGATGTTGGTTGGTGATGATCCTTGGAA TGAATTCTGCAACATGGTTCATAAAATCTTCATCTACACGAGGGAGGAGGTCCAGAAGATGAATCCGGGTGCCCTAAACTCAAGGTCAGAGGATAGCCGGTCTACTTCCGTGGAACGAGGGCTAGTTGGCGAAGGGCTCCAAGGTGGTCTATCCACCCCATCACTGAATTCTGAGAACTGCTAA
- the LOC4352211 gene encoding auxin response factor 24 isoform 2 (isoform 2 is encoded by transcript variant 2) has translation MAAAATAAASPVEGLTGGGGGGGGGVDGLFVELWRACAGPLVTVPAVGERVFYLPQGHIEQVEASTNQVAEQQGAPLYNLPWKIPCKVMNVELKAEPDTDEVYAQLTLLPEKQDGNGSGNGNVSKDKVEEEEVVPPAATERPRVHSFCKTLTASDTSTHGGFSVLRRHADECLPPLDMSQHPPTQELVAKDLHGVEWRFRHIFRGQPRRHLLQSGWSVFVSAKRLVAGDAFIFLRGENGELRVGVRRAMRQQANIPSSVISSHSMHLGVLATAWHAVNTGTMFTVYYKPRTSPSEFVVPRDLYKESLKRNHSIGMRFKMTFEGEEAAEQRFTGTIVGVGDSDPSGWADSKWRSLKVRWDEAASVPRPDRVSPWQIEPANSPSPVNPLPAPRTKRARPNVLASSPDLSAVNKEVASKVMANSQQNGLPRAFHSQENMNLRSRFGDSNELNTSQKLTMWSSGSNQEKNNVSVQRELGSQSWMQMRRPDGSSEILSGFQPLKDTRNPLSSFPSQISGNRSNTWNTINVHYPDQNANHNMYPGTWSLMPPNTGFGVNQQNYLMTPDITLPQRSLNAKFGGNGAFTSLRAHGIDQRSSGWLGHIEPSSHIDDASSSLIKPQPLVIDHNVQKAKGSSCMLFGISLDSPAKPELLISPPSVAFDGKLQQDALEEDECSDPSKTVKPLDGAQHDSAREKHQSCPDGTKNIQSKQQNGSSRSCKKVHKQGIALGRSIDLTKFTCYDELIAELDQMFDFNGELNSSSKNWMVVYTDNEGDMMLVGDDPWNEFCNMVHKIFIYTREEVQKMNPGALNSRSEDSRSTSVERGLVGEGLQGGLSTPSLNSENC, from the exons ATGGCTgctgcagcgacggcggcggcctcgccggttgaggggctcaccggcggcggcggcggtggtg GTGGAGGAGTGGACGGGCTGTTCGTGGAGCTGtggcgcgcgtgcgcggggcCGCTGGTGACGGTGCCCGCCGTCGGGGAGAGGGTCTTCTACCTCCCGCAGGGCCACATCGAGCAg GTGGAGGCATCGACGAACCAGGTCGCCGAGCAGCAGGGGGCTCCGCTCTACAATCTGCCATGGAAGATCCCGTGCAAGGTCATGAACGTCGAGCTCAAG GCTGAGCCTGATACGGATGAGGTGTATGCGCAGCTCACCCTGCTTCCGGAGAAG CAGGATGGGAATGGGAGTGGTAACGGGAATGTGTCCAAAGAcaaggtggaggaggaagaggtggtGCCACCAGCTGCAACTGAGCGGCCCCGGGTGCACTCCTTCTGCAAGACGCTCACTGCGTCGGACACGAGCACGCATGGTGGCTTCTCGGTGCTGCGCCGGCACGCGGATGAGTGCCTCCCACCACTG GATATGAGTCAGCATCCCCCAACACAAGAGCTGGTGGCCAAGGATCTTCATGGGGTTGAGTGGCGCTTCCGTCACATCTTCCGAG GTCAGCCACGAAGACACCTTCTCCAGAGTGGTTGGAGTGTTTTTGTGAGTGCCAAACGCCTTGTTGCTGGAGATGCCTTCATATTTCTCAG aggtgagaatggggaACTACGAGTTGGAGTTCGGCGTGCAATGAGACAACAAGCTAATATTCCATCTTCGGTCATATCAAGCCACAGTATGCATCTTGGTGTTCTTGCAACTGCATGGCATGCAGTGAACACTGGAACCATGTTCACTGTGTACTACAAGCCAAG GACTAGTCCATCTGAATTTGTGGTACCACGTGATCTGTACAAGGAATCTCTGAAACGAAATCATTCAATAGGGATGAGATTCAAGATGACATTTGAAGGCGAAGAGGCTGCAGAGCAAAG attCACTGGCACAATTGTTGGAGTAGGTGATTCTGACCCATCTGGTTGGGCTGACTCAAAATGGCGTTCCCTTAAG GTGCGATGGGATGAAGCTGCTTCTGTTCCTCGTCCTGATAGGGTTTCTCCTTGGCAAATAGAACCTGCTAACAGCCCTTCCCCTGTCAACCCTCTTCCAGCACCCCGAACCAAGCGGGCTCGTCCAAATGTTTTAGCTTCCTCACCTGACTTGTCTGCTGTAAACAAAGAAG TTGCTTCAAAAGTCATGGCAAACTCGCAGCAAAATGGTCTTCCAAGGGCCTTCCACAGTCAAGAAAACATGAATTTGAGAAGTCGTTTTGGTGATAGCAATGAGCTAAATACTTCCCAAAAGCTTACCATGTGGTCTTCAGGAAGCAATCAAGAGAAAAATAATGTTTCTGTCCAGAGGGAGCTAGGTTCACAGAGTTGGATGCAGATGAGAAGGCCTGATGGTTCCTCTGAGATATTATCTGGATTTCAACCACTGAAAGATACGCGGAACCCTCTGAGTTCATTTCCTAGTCAGATATCTGGAAACCGTTCAAATACGTGGAACACAATCAATGTTCATTATCCCGACCAAAATGCCAATCATAATATGTACCCTGGCACATGGTCTCTTATGCCTCCAAACACTGGTTTTGGTGTGAATCAGCAGAACTACCTAATGACGCCTGACATCACACTCCCTCAAAGGTCTCTTAATGCCAAGTTTGGTGGGAATGGAGCATTCACTTCGCTTCGGGCCCATGGCATAGATCAGCGCTCCTCTGGTTGGCTTGGGCATATTGAGCCAAGTTCTCACATTGATGATGCCTCATCGAGTCTTATCAAGCCACAGCCTTTGGTTATTGATCACAATGTTCAGAAAGCTAAAGGCTCTTCATGCATGCTATTTGGGATTTCTCTTGACAGCCCTGCAAAACCTGAACTATTGATATCCCCACCAAGTGTTGCATTTGATGGGAAGCTCCAACAGGATGCACTTGAAGAGGATGAATGCTCTGATCCTTCCAAGACTGTGAAGCCACTTGATGGAGCTCAGCACGATTCTGCTAGAGAGAAACATCAGTCATGTCCAGATGGTACCAAAAACATTCAGAGTAAACAGCAAAATGGTTCCTCCCGAAGTTGCAAGAAG gtCCACAAGCAAGGAATCGCACTCGGGAGGTCAATAGATCTTACAAAGTTCACTTGCTATGATGAGTTGATTGCTGAACTGGACCAGATGTTTGACTTCAATGGTGAGCTGAACAGTTCAAGCAAGAACTGGATGGTCGTTTACACTGATAATGAGGGTGACATGATGTTGGTTGGTGATGATCCTTGGAA TGAATTCTGCAACATGGTTCATAAAATCTTCATCTACACGAGGGAGGAGGTCCAGAAGATGAATCCGGGTGCCCTAAACTCAAGGTCAGAGGATAGCCGGTCTACTTCCGTGGAACGAGGGCTAGTTGGCGAAGGGCTCCAAGGTGGTCTATCCACCCCATCACTGAATTCTGAGAACTGCTAA